The following coding sequences lie in one Desmodus rotundus isolate HL8 chromosome 1, HLdesRot8A.1, whole genome shotgun sequence genomic window:
- the KAT8 gene encoding histone acetyltransferase KAT8 isoform X2 — MPFLPFLLPHLPGSLLIRLTLNPPVMPFLIPFRQNESFPSVFLQYSYLSYDSAEVIQSRVNDQEGREEFYVHYVGFNRRLDEWVDKNRLALTKTVKDAVQKNSEKYLSELAEQPERKITRNQKRKHDEINHVQKTYAEMDPTTAALEKEHEAITKVKYVDKIHIGNYEIDAWYFSPFPEDYGKQPKLWLCEYCLKYMKYEKSYRFHLGQCQWRQPPGKEIYRKSNISVYEVDGKDHKIYCQNLCLLAKLFLDHKTLYFDVEPFVFYILTEVDRQGAHIVGYFSKEKESPDGNNVACILTLPPYQRRGYGKFLIAFSYELSKLESTVGSPEKPLSDLGKLSYRSYWSWVLLEILRDFRGTLSIKDLSQMTSITQNDIISTLQSLNMVKYWKGQHVICVTPKLVEEHLKSAQYKKPPITVDSVCLKWAPPKHKQVKLSKK, encoded by the exons atgccttttcttccctttctccttcctcacctGCCCGGCTCCTTACTCATCCGTTTAACACTGAATCCCCCTGTGATGCCATTCCTGATTCCCTTCAGGCAAAATGAATCATTCCCTTCTGTGTTTCTGCAATATTCATACCTCAGCTATG ATTCGGCTGAAGTGATCCAGTCTCGAGTGAACGATCAGGAGGGCCGAGAGGAATTCTATGTACACTATGTGGGCT TTAACCGGCGACTAGACGAATGGGTAGACAAGAACCGGCTGGCGCTGACCAAGACAGTGAAGGATGCCGTGCAGAAGAACTCAGAGAAGTACCTCAGCGAGCTGGCTGAGCAGCCTGAGCGCAAGATCACTCGAAACCAAAAGCGCAAGCATGATGAGATCAACCACGTGCAGAAG ACCTATGCAGAGATGGACCCCACAACAGCAGCCTTGGAGAAGGAACATGAGGCG ATAACCAAGGTGAAGTATGTGGACAAGATCCACATCGGGAACTATGAAATCGATGCCTGGTACTTCTCACCGTTTCCCGAAGACtatgggaagcagcccaagcTCTGGCTCTGCGAGTACTGCCTCAAGTACATGAAGTACGAGAAGAGCTACCGCTTCCACCTG ggccagtGTCAGTGGCGGCAGCCCCCAGGAAAGGAGATCTATCGCAAGAGCAACATCTCTGTGTATGAAGTGGATGGCAAAGACCACAAG ATTTACTGTCAGAACCTGTGTTTGCTGGCCAAGCTTTTCCTGGACCACAAGACATTGTACTTCGACGTGGAGCCCTTCGTCTTTTACATCTTGACTGAGGTGGACAGGCAGGGGGCTCACATTGTTGGCTACTTCTCTAAG GAAAAAGAGTCTCCAGATGGGAACAACGTGGCCTGCATCCTGACCCTGCCTCCCTACCAGCGCCGTGGCTATGGGAAGTTCCTCATTGCTTTCA GTTATGAGCTATCCAAGCTAGAGAGCACAGTAGGCTCCCCTGAGAAGCCACTGTCCGACCTGGGCAAGCTCAGCTACCGCAGTTACTGGTCTTGGGTCCTGCTGGAGATTCTGCGTGACTTTCGTGGCACACTGTCCATCAAAGACCTTAG CCAGATGACCAGCATCACCCAGAATGACATCATCAGCACACTACAGTCCCTCAACATGGTCAAGTACTGGAAAGGCCAGCATGTCATATGTGTCACACCCAAGCTGGTAGAGGAACACCTTAAAAGTGCTCAGTATAAAAAGCCACCCATAACAG TGGACTCTGTCTGCCTCAAGTGGGCACCCCCCAAGCACAAGCAAGTCAAACTTTCCAAGAAGTGA
- the VKORC1 gene encoding vitamin K epoxide reductase complex subunit 1 isoform X2, translating to MGATWGSPGWARLALCLTGLVLSLYALHVKAARARDRDYRALCDVGTAISCSRVFSSRLPPGPLGIYPAAAEFPSVSCWLCLPGLDPVLRAL from the exons ATGGGCGCTACCTGGGGGAGCCCCGGTTGGGCGAGGCTCGCACTGTGCCTCACAGGCTTAGTGCTCTCTCTCTACGCGCTGCATGTGAAGGCGGCGCGCGCCCGGGACCGGGATTACCGTGCCCTCTGCGACGTGGGCACCGCCATCAGCTGTTCGCGCGTCTTCTCCTCCAG GTTGCCTCCGGGGCCGCTGGGTATCTATCCTGCTGCTGCTGAGTTCCCTAGTGTCTCTTGCTGGCTCTGTCTACCTGGCCTGGATCCTGTTCTTCGTGCTCTATGA
- the KAT8 gene encoding histone acetyltransferase KAT8 isoform X1, with protein MAAQGAAAAVAAATSGVAGEGEPGPGENAAVEGTAPSPGRISPQTPARGEPEVTVEIGETYLCRRPDSTWHSAEVIQSRVNDQEGREEFYVHYVGFNRRLDEWVDKNRLALTKTVKDAVQKNSEKYLSELAEQPERKITRNQKRKHDEINHVQKTYAEMDPTTAALEKEHEAITKVKYVDKIHIGNYEIDAWYFSPFPEDYGKQPKLWLCEYCLKYMKYEKSYRFHLGQCQWRQPPGKEIYRKSNISVYEVDGKDHKIYCQNLCLLAKLFLDHKTLYFDVEPFVFYILTEVDRQGAHIVGYFSKEKESPDGNNVACILTLPPYQRRGYGKFLIAFSYELSKLESTVGSPEKPLSDLGKLSYRSYWSWVLLEILRDFRGTLSIKDLSQMTSITQNDIISTLQSLNMVKYWKGQHVICVTPKLVEEHLKSAQYKKPPITVDSVCLKWAPPKHKQVKLSKK; from the exons ATGGCGGCCCAGGGAGCAGCCGCTGCGGTTGCAGCGGCGACTTCAGGGGTGGCCGGGGAGGGCGAGCCCGGGCCCGGGGAGAATGCGGCGGTTGAGGGGACCGCCCCGTCCCCGGGTCGCATCTCTCCGCAGACCCCGGCGCGCGGCGAGCCGGAAGTCACCGTGGAGATCGGAGAGACTTACCTGTGTCGACGTCCGGATAGCACCTGGC ATTCGGCTGAAGTGATCCAGTCTCGAGTGAACGATCAGGAGGGCCGAGAGGAATTCTATGTACACTATGTGGGCT TTAACCGGCGACTAGACGAATGGGTAGACAAGAACCGGCTGGCGCTGACCAAGACAGTGAAGGATGCCGTGCAGAAGAACTCAGAGAAGTACCTCAGCGAGCTGGCTGAGCAGCCTGAGCGCAAGATCACTCGAAACCAAAAGCGCAAGCATGATGAGATCAACCACGTGCAGAAG ACCTATGCAGAGATGGACCCCACAACAGCAGCCTTGGAGAAGGAACATGAGGCG ATAACCAAGGTGAAGTATGTGGACAAGATCCACATCGGGAACTATGAAATCGATGCCTGGTACTTCTCACCGTTTCCCGAAGACtatgggaagcagcccaagcTCTGGCTCTGCGAGTACTGCCTCAAGTACATGAAGTACGAGAAGAGCTACCGCTTCCACCTG ggccagtGTCAGTGGCGGCAGCCCCCAGGAAAGGAGATCTATCGCAAGAGCAACATCTCTGTGTATGAAGTGGATGGCAAAGACCACAAG ATTTACTGTCAGAACCTGTGTTTGCTGGCCAAGCTTTTCCTGGACCACAAGACATTGTACTTCGACGTGGAGCCCTTCGTCTTTTACATCTTGACTGAGGTGGACAGGCAGGGGGCTCACATTGTTGGCTACTTCTCTAAG GAAAAAGAGTCTCCAGATGGGAACAACGTGGCCTGCATCCTGACCCTGCCTCCCTACCAGCGCCGTGGCTATGGGAAGTTCCTCATTGCTTTCA GTTATGAGCTATCCAAGCTAGAGAGCACAGTAGGCTCCCCTGAGAAGCCACTGTCCGACCTGGGCAAGCTCAGCTACCGCAGTTACTGGTCTTGGGTCCTGCTGGAGATTCTGCGTGACTTTCGTGGCACACTGTCCATCAAAGACCTTAG CCAGATGACCAGCATCACCCAGAATGACATCATCAGCACACTACAGTCCCTCAACATGGTCAAGTACTGGAAAGGCCAGCATGTCATATGTGTCACACCCAAGCTGGTAGAGGAACACCTTAAAAGTGCTCAGTATAAAAAGCCACCCATAACAG TGGACTCTGTCTGCCTCAAGTGGGCACCCCCCAAGCACAAGCAAGTCAAACTTTCCAAGAAGTGA
- the PRSS53 gene encoding serine protease 53, whose protein sequence is MKQSWGPGLLILGAVLLIEGLQAAQRACGQRGPGPPEPQEGNTGRGEWPWQASVRRQGIHICSGSLVADTWVLTAAHCFEKATVTELNSWSVVLGSLQREGLSPGAEEVRVAALQLPRAYNHYSQGSDLALLQLAHPTAHTPLCLPRSAHRFHFGTSCWATGWDQDTNDAPRTLRNLRLRLISRPTCNCLYNRLHQRLLASPARPGMLCGGAQPGVQGPCQGDSGGPVLCQEPDGHWVQAGIISFTSSCAQEDTPVLLTNMAAHSSWLQARAWGAAFLTQSPETLEISDEDSCVACGTLGREGAQAESPSPWPWDARLKHQGKLACGGALVSEEVVLTAAHCFIGRQSPEEWSVRLGAGPEEHSLKQLILHGAYTHPEGGYDVALLLLAQPVTLGPSLRPLCLPYANHHLPDGERGWVLGLAHQGAGTSSPQTVPVTFLGPRACSRLQTTLGSNSIPILPGMVCTSVVGEPPRCEGLSGTPLVHEVRGTWFLAGLHSFGDACQGPTQPAVFTALPAYENWISSLDWQVYFTEEPEPEVETGSCLANTRREICEDEATAPASSP, encoded by the exons ATGAAGCAGAgctggggaccagggctgcttatcctggGAGCTGTGCTCCTCATAGAGG GTCTTCAAGCAGCTCAACGTG CCTGTGGGCAGCGTGGCCCTGGCCCCCCTGAACCTCAGGAGGGCAACACAGGGCGTGGCGAGTGGCCGTGGCAGGCCAGCGTGAGGAGACAGGGCATCCACATCTGCAGTGGGTCCCTGGTGGCAGACACCTGGGTCCTCACCGCTGCCCACTGCTTTGAAAA GGCCACAGTGACAGAACTGAATTCCTGGTCAGTTGTCCTGGGCTCTCTGCAGCGTGAGGGGCTGAGCCCAGGCGCTGAGGAGGTGAGGGTGGCTGCTCTGCAGCTTCCCAGGGCCTATAACCATTACAGCCAGGGCTCAGACCTGGCCCTGCTACAGCTCGCCCACCCCACGGCCCACACACCCCTCTGCTTGCCCCGATCTGCCCATCGCTTCCACTTTGGGACCTCTTGCTGGGCTACTGGCTGGGATCAGGACACCAATGATG CTCCCAGGACCCTACGGAATCTGCGCCTGCGTCTAATCAGCCGCCCCACGTGTAACTGTCTCTACAACAGGCTGCACCAGCGGCTGCTGGCCAGCCCAGCCCGGCCTGGGATGCTGTGTGGGGGTGCCCAGCCTGGGGTGCAGGGGCCCTGTCAG GGAGATTCTGGGGGTCCCGTGCTGTGCCAGGAGCCTGATGGACACTGGGTTCAGGCTGGGATCATCAGCTTCACATCAAGCTGTGCCCAGGAAGACACTCCTGTGCTGCTGACCAACATGGCTGCTCACAGCTCTTGGCTGCAGGCTCGAGCTTGGGGGGCAGCCTTTCTGACCCAGAGCCCAGAGACCCTGGAGATCAGTGATGAGGACAGCTGTGTAG CCTGCGGAACCTTGGGAAGAGAAGGTGCCCAAGCAGAATCCCCCTCCCCATGGCCCTGGGATGCCAGGCTGAAGCACCAGGGGAAGCTGGCCTGTGGTGGAGCCCTGGTATCAGAGGAGGTGGTGTTGACTGCTGCCCACTGCTTCATTGG GCGTCAGAGCCCAGAGGAATGGAGCGTAAGGCTTGGGGCTGGACCAGAGGAACACAGCCTCAAGCAACTCATCTTGCATGGGGCTTACACCCACCCAGAGGGGGGCTACGATGTGGCCCTCCTGCTACTGGCCCAGCCCGTGACATTAGGTCCCAGCCTGcggcccctctgcctgccctatGCTAACCACCACCTGCCTGATGGGGAACGTGGCTGGGTCTTGGGGCTGGCCCACCAAGGAGCAG GCACCAGCTCCCCTCAGACAGTGCCTGTCACTTTCCTGGGGCCCAGAGCCTGCAGCCGGCTGCAAACTACCCTTGGAAGCAATAGTATCCCCATTCTGCCAGGGATGGTGTGTACCAGTGTTGTGGGTGAGCCACCCCGCTGTGAG GGCCTGTCTGGGACACCACTGGTGCATGAGGTGCGGGGCACATGGTTCCTGGCTGGGCTACACAGCTTTGGAGATGCCTGCCAAGGCCCCACACAGCCTGCGGTCTTCACAGCACTCCCCGCCTATGAAAACTGGATCAGCAGTTTGGACTGGCAGGTCTACTTCACTGAGGAGCCAGAGCCGGAGGTTGAGACTGGAAGCTGCCTGGCCAATACGA gGAGGGAGATTTGTGAAGATGAGGCCACCGCCCCCGCTTCCTCTCCCTGA
- the VKORC1 gene encoding vitamin K epoxide reductase complex subunit 1 isoform X1, with product MGATWGSPGWARLALCLTGLVLSLYALHVKAARARDRDYRALCDVGTAISCSRVFSSRWGQGFGLVEQVLGPGSVFNQSNSVFGCIFYTLQLLLGCLRGRWVSILLLLSSLVSLAGSVYLAWILFFVLYDFCIVCITTYAVNVGLMVLSFWEVQGPQNKVKGH from the exons ATGGGCGCTACCTGGGGGAGCCCCGGTTGGGCGAGGCTCGCACTGTGCCTCACAGGCTTAGTGCTCTCTCTCTACGCGCTGCATGTGAAGGCGGCGCGCGCCCGGGACCGGGATTACCGTGCCCTCTGCGACGTGGGCACCGCCATCAGCTGTTCGCGCGTCTTCTCCTCCAG gTGGGGTCAGGGCTTCGGACTGGTGGAACAAGTACTGGGGCCGGGCAGTGTCTTCAATCAATCCAACAGCGTATTCGGTTGCATCTTCTATACACTACAGCTGCTGTTAG GTTGCCTCCGGGGCCGCTGGGTATCTATCCTGCTGCTGCTGAGTTCCCTAGTGTCTCTTGCTGGCTCTGTCTACCTGGCCTGGATCCTGTTCTTCGTGCTCTATGATTTCTGCATTGTTTGCATCACTACCTATGCCGTCAATGTGGGCCTGATGGTGCTCAGCTTCTGGGAGGTCCAGGGACCCCAGAACAAGGTCAAGGGGCACTGA
- the BCKDK gene encoding branched-chain alpha-ketoacid dehydrogenase kinase — MILASVLGSGSRGGPPLRPVLGPALLLRALSTSATDTHHVEMARERSKTVTSFYNQSAIDVAAEKPSVRLTPTMMLYSGRSQDGSHLLKSARYLQQELPVRIAHRIKGFRSLPFIIGCNPTILHVHELYIRAFQKLTDFPPIKDQTDEAQYCQLVRQLLDDHKDVVTLLAEGLRESRKHIEDEKLVRYFLDKTLTSRLGIRMLATHHLALHEDKPDFVGIICTRLSPKKIIEKWVDFARRLCEHKYGNAPRVRINGHVAARFPFIPMPLDYILPELLKNAMRATMESHLDTPYNVPDVVVTIANNDIDLVIRISDRGGGIAHKDLDRVMDYHFTTAESSTQDPRINPLFGHLDLHSGGQSGPMHGFGFGLPTSRAYAEYLGGSLRLQSLQGIGTDVYLRLRHIDGREESFRI, encoded by the exons ATGATACTGGCGTCGGTGCTGGGAAGTGGCTCCCGGGGCGGACCTCCACTTCGGCCCGTCCTTGGGCCTGCGCTCTTGCTCCGGGCCCTCTCCACATCAGCCACCGATACTCACCACGTGGAGATGGCAAGGGAGCGCTCCAAGACTGTTACCTCCTTTTACAATCAGTCCGCCATTGATGTGGCAGCAGAGAag ccctcagtcCGCCTCACTCCCACCATGATGCTCTATTCCGGTCGCTCTCAGGACGGCAGCCACCTTCTG aaaagtGCTCGGTACTTGCAGCAAGAGCTGCCAGTGAGGATTGCTCACCGCATCAAGGGCTTCCGTAGCCTTCCTTTCATCATTGGCTGCAACCCCACCATACTACACGTG CACGAGCTGTATATCCGTGCCTTCCAGAAGCTGACAGACTTCCCTCCG ATCAAGGACCAGACGGATGAAGCCCAATACTGCCAGCTGGTGCGTCAGCTGCTGGATGACCACAAAGACGTGGTGACCCTCTTAGCTGAGGGCCTACGTGAAAGCCGGAAGCATATTGAG GATGAGAAGCTTGTCCGCTACTTCTTGGATAAGACACTGACTTCTAGGCTTGGGATCCGCATGTTGGCCACACATCATCTGGCACTGCATGAGGACAAG CCTGACTTTGTCGGCATCATCTGCACTCGCCTCTCACCAAAGAAGATTATTGAAAAGTGGGTGGACTTTGCCAG ACGCCTGTGTGAGCACAAGTACGGCAATGCCCCCCGCGTCCGCATCAATGGACATGTGGCTGCCCGATTCCCCTTCATCCCTATGCCGCTGGACTACATCCTGCCCGAGCTGCTCAAGAATGCCATGAG AGCCACAATGGAAAGTCACCTAGACACTCCCTACAATGTCCCAGATGTGGTTGTTACTATTGCCAACAACGATATTGATCTCGTCATCAG GATTTCAGACAGAGGCGGGGGAATCGCTCACAAAGACCTGGATCGAGTTATGGACTACCACTTCACCACAGCTGAGTCCAGCACCCAGGATCCCCGGATCAACCCACTCTTCGGCCACCTGGACCTGCACAGTGGTGGCCAGTCAGGACCCATGCATGG ctttggCTTCGGGCTGCCCACATCACGGGCCTACGCAGAGTACCTTGGTGGTTCCCTTCGGCTGCAGTCCCTGCAGGGCATTGGCACAGATGTCTATCTGCGGCTCCGTCACATCGATGGCCGGGAAGAAAGCTTCCGCATCTGA
- the KAT8 gene encoding histone acetyltransferase KAT8 isoform X3, with the protein MPFLPFLLPHLPGSLLIRLTLNPPVMPFLIPFRQNESFPSVFLQYSYLSYDSAEVIQSRVNDQEGREEFYVHYVGFNRRLDEWVDKNRLALTKTVKDAVQKNSEKYLSELAEQPERKITRNQKRKHDEINHVQKTYAEMDPTTAALEKEHEAITKVKYVDKIHIGNYEIDAWYFSPFPEDYGKQPKLWLCEYCLKYMKYEKSYRFHLGQCQWRQPPGKEIYRKSNISVYEVDGKDHKIYCQNLCLLAKLFLDHKTLYFDVEPFVFYILTEVDRQGAHIVGYFSKEKESPDGNNVACILTLPPYQRRGYGKFLIAFSYELSKLESTVGSPEKPLSDLGKLSYRSYWSWVLLEILRDFRGTLSIKDLSQTPHGNSSQHLLQSLSAAR; encoded by the exons atgccttttcttccctttctccttcctcacctGCCCGGCTCCTTACTCATCCGTTTAACACTGAATCCCCCTGTGATGCCATTCCTGATTCCCTTCAGGCAAAATGAATCATTCCCTTCTGTGTTTCTGCAATATTCATACCTCAGCTATG ATTCGGCTGAAGTGATCCAGTCTCGAGTGAACGATCAGGAGGGCCGAGAGGAATTCTATGTACACTATGTGGGCT TTAACCGGCGACTAGACGAATGGGTAGACAAGAACCGGCTGGCGCTGACCAAGACAGTGAAGGATGCCGTGCAGAAGAACTCAGAGAAGTACCTCAGCGAGCTGGCTGAGCAGCCTGAGCGCAAGATCACTCGAAACCAAAAGCGCAAGCATGATGAGATCAACCACGTGCAGAAG ACCTATGCAGAGATGGACCCCACAACAGCAGCCTTGGAGAAGGAACATGAGGCG ATAACCAAGGTGAAGTATGTGGACAAGATCCACATCGGGAACTATGAAATCGATGCCTGGTACTTCTCACCGTTTCCCGAAGACtatgggaagcagcccaagcTCTGGCTCTGCGAGTACTGCCTCAAGTACATGAAGTACGAGAAGAGCTACCGCTTCCACCTG ggccagtGTCAGTGGCGGCAGCCCCCAGGAAAGGAGATCTATCGCAAGAGCAACATCTCTGTGTATGAAGTGGATGGCAAAGACCACAAG ATTTACTGTCAGAACCTGTGTTTGCTGGCCAAGCTTTTCCTGGACCACAAGACATTGTACTTCGACGTGGAGCCCTTCGTCTTTTACATCTTGACTGAGGTGGACAGGCAGGGGGCTCACATTGTTGGCTACTTCTCTAAG GAAAAAGAGTCTCCAGATGGGAACAACGTGGCCTGCATCCTGACCCTGCCTCCCTACCAGCGCCGTGGCTATGGGAAGTTCCTCATTGCTTTCA GTTATGAGCTATCCAAGCTAGAGAGCACAGTAGGCTCCCCTGAGAAGCCACTGTCCGACCTGGGCAAGCTCAGCTACCGCAGTTACTGGTCTTGGGTCCTGCTGGAGATTCTGCGTGACTTTCGTGGCACACTGTCCATCAAAGACCTTAG CCAGACCCCACATGGGAACTCTTCCCAGCATCTGCTCCAATCCCTTTCTGCAGCCAGATGA